One window of the Drosophila miranda strain MSH22 chromosome Y unlocalized genomic scaffold, D.miranda_PacBio2.1 Contig_Y4_pilon, whole genome shotgun sequence genome contains the following:
- the LOC117194949 gene encoding uncharacterized protein LOC117194949 isoform X1 encodes MTGGQLSQRMSNISLSSGTDSVAHMDRGSSSSLASSATVGTNTITSGISKECANYPVGSQSARPYVQLPGIHISNPLQYGPENMQEIDAGKMAHNGKALTGRYNATPTYGFDNEQNYCLNSEQLPSPMPPPPYALARVSSTRNFDRENHTPPACPGFGPLP; translated from the exons ATGACTGGGGGGCAGCTGTCCCAACGCATGAGCAACATCTCGCTGTCCTCCGGCACGGACTCCGTGGCCCACATGGatcgcggcagcagctccagtctcGCTAGCAGCGCCACCGTTGGCACCAACACCATCACCAGCGGCATTTCCAAGGAGTGCGCCAATTACCCCGTCGGCAGTCAGTCGGCCCGTCCATACGTCCAACTTCCGGGCATACACATTTCCAACCCTCTCCAGTACGGGCCAGAGAATATGCAGGAAATAGACGCTGGCAAAATGGCGCACAACGGCAAGGCACTCACAGGGCGCTacaatgccacgcccacctatgGCTTCGACAACGAGCAGAACTACTGCCTG AATTCAGAACAGTTGCCGTCTCCAATGCCCCCTCCACCATACGCCTTGGCACGCGTGAGCAGCACACGCAACTTCGATCGCGAGAACCACACACCGCCGGCATGTCCCGGTTTTGGACCATTGCCATGA
- the LOC117194949 gene encoding uncharacterized protein LOC117194949 isoform X2 has product MTGGQLSQRMSNISLSSGTDSVAHMDRGSSSSLASSATVGTNTITSGISKECANYPVGSQSARPYVQLPGIHISNPLQYGPENMQEIDAGKMAHNGKALTGRYNATPTYGFDNEQNYCLLPSPMPPPPYALARVSSTRNFDRENHTPPACPGFGPLP; this is encoded by the exons ATGACTGGGGGGCAGCTGTCCCAACGCATGAGCAACATCTCGCTGTCCTCCGGCACGGACTCCGTGGCCCACATGGatcgcggcagcagctccagtctcGCTAGCAGCGCCACCGTTGGCACCAACACCATCACCAGCGGCATTTCCAAGGAGTGCGCCAATTACCCCGTCGGCAGTCAGTCGGCCCGTCCATACGTCCAACTTCCGGGCATACACATTTCCAACCCTCTCCAGTACGGGCCAGAGAATATGCAGGAAATAGACGCTGGCAAAATGGCGCACAACGGCAAGGCACTCACAGGGCGCTacaatgccacgcccacctatgGCTTCGACAACGAGCAGAACTACTGCCTG TTGCCGTCTCCAATGCCCCCTCCACCATACGCCTTGGCACGCGTGAGCAGCACACGCAACTTCGATCGCGAGAACCACACACCGCCGGCATGTCCCGGTTTTGGACCATTGCCATGA
- the LOC117194949 gene encoding uncharacterized protein LOC117194949 isoform X3, producing MSRFWTIAMKNGTIQLRLRDGVRIDMTLDKAVRVLNQRSMVAVALSRNCSNSALIHPNGRILESGAKVEIVTYDGMKGNNFVRYAKMWYKGVSFTSEACALIYLVDTAGTRTTTDTFTDLTKDYTLAVFYDDSRPFIWLKPMT from the exons ATGTCCCGGTTTTGGACCATTGCCATGAAGAACGGCACCATCCAGTTGCGCCTCCGCGATGGCGTGCG CATTGACATGACTCTGGACAAGGCGGTGCGCGTGCTCAATCAGCGCAGCATGGTGGCAGTTGCTCTATcacgcaactgcagcaactcGGCTTTGATCCACCCCAATGGACGCATCTTGGAGAGCGGCGCTAAAGTCGAAATAGTCACCTACGACGGCATgaagggcaataactttgT TCGCTATGCCAAGATGTGGTACAAGGGTGTGAGCTTCACCAGCGAGGCGTGCGCTCTCATCTACCTGGTGGACACAGCCGGGACGCGCACCACAACCGACACTTTCACCGATCTGACCAAGGACTACACCCTGGCAGTGTTCTATGA CGACTCGCGCCCTTTTATATGGCTGAAGCCCATGACGTGA